A region of Natribaculum luteum DNA encodes the following proteins:
- a CDS encoding DUF7344 domain-containing protein, with translation MTDTSDRDGDCADVALTVLDRLECEDLPPEAVDAAFRLLADRRRRLLIEVVRAHDEALTLPDVAEEVAQRETGRSIVDLSPEQVKEVYISLYHDHLPRLVDAGLLEYEQERDLVAPGY, from the coding sequence ATGACGGACACCTCCGACCGAGATGGCGACTGTGCCGACGTCGCGCTGACGGTACTCGATCGCCTCGAGTGCGAAGACCTCCCCCCTGAAGCAGTCGACGCAGCGTTTCGGCTCCTCGCGGATCGTCGTCGCCGACTGTTGATCGAGGTCGTCAGGGCCCACGACGAGGCGCTCACGCTGCCAGACGTCGCAGAGGAAGTCGCACAGCGAGAGACCGGTCGATCGATCGTCGACCTCTCGCCGGAGCAGGTCAAGGAAGTGTACATCTCGCTCTATCACGACCACCTGCCACGACTGGTCGACGCCGGCCTGCTCGAGTACGAACAGGAGCGAGACCTGGTCGCTCCCGGTTACTAG
- a CDS encoding metal ABC transporter permease, which produces MTAITAHTFATAGSALVGQLGAPTDALGWLLDRWSDGLSAVGEAFGIEMLRYGFMHRAFLVGALIAVMAPLIGTFLVHRQLALIGDALAHTAFAGVAVGLFVNAVLGVGVSPYLTAVVVAMIAALAIELISEVTDAYNDVSMAIVLSTGFALGAVLISINAGGLAVGVNQYLFGNLATVSRENAMILIGLFLAIVLVVGLTYKQLLYVTFDETAARVAGVNVRWYNRIMTMLTAMVVVGAMQIMGVILVAAMLVVPVAGAAQLARSFREALLASVVLAELAVLAGITLAYQYEATAGGTIVLVAVAIYVIAVLVGKAKASREPAAETRSIADGQTSD; this is translated from the coding sequence ATGACTGCGATCACGGCACACACGTTCGCAACCGCCGGCTCTGCCCTCGTCGGTCAACTCGGCGCCCCGACCGACGCGCTGGGCTGGCTGCTCGACCGCTGGAGCGACGGGCTGTCGGCTGTCGGCGAGGCGTTCGGGATCGAGATGCTCCGGTACGGATTCATGCATCGGGCGTTTCTCGTCGGTGCCCTCATCGCCGTGATGGCACCGCTGATCGGTACGTTCCTCGTCCACCGACAGCTCGCGCTGATCGGCGACGCACTCGCCCACACCGCCTTCGCCGGCGTCGCGGTCGGCCTGTTCGTCAACGCCGTCCTCGGCGTCGGCGTCTCGCCGTACCTCACCGCAGTCGTCGTGGCGATGATCGCCGCGCTCGCGATCGAGCTGATATCTGAGGTCACGGACGCCTACAACGACGTCTCGATGGCGATCGTGCTCTCGACTGGGTTCGCGCTCGGTGCCGTCCTGATCAGTATCAACGCGGGTGGGCTCGCCGTCGGCGTCAATCAGTACCTCTTCGGCAACCTCGCGACGGTCTCGCGGGAGAATGCGATGATCCTGATCGGCCTCTTTCTCGCGATCGTCCTCGTCGTCGGCCTCACCTACAAGCAACTGCTGTACGTGACCTTCGACGAGACCGCCGCCAGAGTTGCCGGCGTCAACGTCCGCTGGTACAATCGAATTATGACGATGCTGACCGCGATGGTCGTCGTCGGCGCGATGCAAATTATGGGCGTCATCCTGGTCGCGGCGATGCTCGTCGTTCCAGTCGCCGGCGCAGCCCAGCTGGCCCGGAGCTTCAGGGAGGCGCTGCTCGCGTCGGTCGTTCTCGCCGAACTGGCGGTGCTCGCGGGCATCACGCTCGCCTACCAGTACGAGGCGACGGCCGGCGGCACGATCGTCCTCGTCGCCGTCGCGATCTACGTCATAGCCGTCCTGGTCGGGAAAGCGAAGGCGAGCCGGGAACCCGCCGCAGAGACGCGCTCGATCGCCGACGGACAAACTTCGGACTGA
- a CDS encoding metal ABC transporter substrate-binding protein: protein MNNRATSSERSPRGTNSADRRRWSRRRFVATAGGFATAGLAGCLGGASDEDGADVVASFFTFYDFARQVVDGTPVTVDNLVPTGLHGHGWEPDFGITSDIVEADGFLHVGPDFQPWADRAIETVQDDDADTHLIDAREGIELMDLPDTVDEDEQVGEGKDPHFWLDPGLAKASVDNIVDGLVEIAPDHEDAFVANAADVKAELDEIDAEWEGIFDAAERKTVFLAAHNAFGYVGERYGATIQPLVTNLAATDDVRPADMRRARETIDDNDIQYIGAAIFEPRRPAQQLRESTDVEAYYPVTPYAGTKEEWVDRGWGYFEIARNINMPTFRIVLEAMDPDGTEFDDEWQNFE, encoded by the coding sequence ATGAACAATCGAGCGACGAGTAGTGAGAGATCGCCTCGAGGAACGAACAGCGCGGATCGTCGACGGTGGTCCCGCCGTCGATTCGTTGCGACCGCCGGTGGATTCGCGACCGCCGGGCTCGCGGGGTGTCTCGGCGGTGCCAGCGACGAGGATGGGGCGGACGTCGTCGCCTCGTTTTTCACGTTCTACGACTTCGCACGGCAGGTCGTCGACGGGACGCCTGTGACGGTCGACAACCTCGTCCCGACCGGGCTGCACGGACACGGCTGGGAGCCGGACTTCGGGATCACGAGCGACATCGTCGAGGCGGACGGGTTTCTCCACGTCGGCCCCGACTTCCAGCCGTGGGCCGATCGGGCGATCGAGACCGTCCAAGATGACGACGCCGATACGCACCTGATCGACGCCCGAGAAGGGATCGAACTGATGGATCTCCCGGACACCGTCGACGAGGACGAACAGGTCGGCGAGGGGAAAGATCCGCACTTCTGGCTCGATCCGGGCCTCGCCAAGGCGTCGGTCGACAACATCGTCGACGGGCTCGTCGAAATCGCGCCCGACCACGAGGACGCCTTCGTCGCCAACGCCGCCGACGTCAAAGCCGAACTCGACGAGATCGACGCCGAGTGGGAGGGGATCTTCGACGCCGCCGAACGCAAGACGGTCTTTCTGGCGGCACACAACGCCTTCGGCTACGTCGGCGAGCGATACGGCGCGACGATCCAGCCGCTGGTGACCAACCTCGCGGCGACCGACGACGTCCGACCGGCGGACATGCGGCGTGCCCGCGAGACGATCGACGACAACGATATCCAGTACATCGGCGCGGCGATCTTCGAACCTCGTCGTCCTGCCCAACAGTTGCGCGAGAGCACGGACGTCGAGGCCTACTATCCGGTCACGCCGTACGCCGGCACGAAAGAGGAGTGGGTCGACCGCGGCTGGGGATACTTCGAGATCGCCCGGAACATCAACATGCCGACGTTCCGGATCGTGCTGGAGGCGATGGACCCCGACGGTACCGAATTCGACGACGAGTGGCAGAACTTCGAATGA
- a CDS encoding Rieske (2Fe-2S) protein → MDDDRITDLEAVPDDTTHLFRVRDDETDEVREAILVRQNGDVAGWLNYCQHFTHIHLDKGSGAPMRNGEIVCENHGAYFESDTGLCTYGPCEGAYLPDVEVTVDDGEVYLTDDDYEFVGPGPIEKDDLDRVSKSNVEF, encoded by the coding sequence ATGGACGACGATCGGATCACCGACCTCGAGGCGGTCCCCGACGACACCACGCACCTCTTTAGAGTTCGAGACGACGAGACCGACGAGGTGAGAGAAGCGATTCTCGTGCGACAGAACGGCGACGTCGCTGGGTGGCTCAACTACTGCCAGCACTTCACCCACATCCACCTCGACAAGGGGTCCGGCGCACCGATGCGCAACGGCGAGATCGTCTGCGAGAACCACGGCGCGTACTTCGAATCCGACACGGGACTGTGTACCTACGGCCCCTGCGAGGGCGCGTACCTGCCCGACGTCGAGGTGACAGTCGACGACGGCGAGGTGTATCTGACCGACGACGACTACGAGTTCGTCGGTCCTGGACCCATCGAGAAAGACGACCTCGACCGGGTGTCGAAGTCGAACGTCGAATTCTAG
- a CDS encoding coiled-coil protein encodes MVDEAKNIELTEDDLENKSKGQLIKKAGQLRDRRNELNQMASERASKRDELNAKTREKVDEAQEHREKRDELNEKVQEHKEKRNELNAEANELFDKVEKLKSDMELDEGKDLEELEEEIEQLEFKQQTEVLSTEEERELIEKIEAKREEYADRKEKLDQNEDLEELVEEAEEVRSEASQHHQKVTELADKAQEHHNQMIEAYREADDIRDEADEMHEKFVDAQEAADQHHEDFVRVQKRLRELDKKEEKQRKSARDKKKEEAKAEAEEIYQKFKEGETLDTEDLMKLQKTGLL; translated from the coding sequence ATGGTAGACGAAGCGAAAAACATCGAACTTACAGAGGACGACCTCGAGAACAAATCCAAAGGACAGCTCATCAAAAAGGCCGGGCAACTCCGAGACCGACGAAACGAGCTGAACCAGATGGCTTCTGAACGCGCGTCGAAGCGCGACGAACTCAACGCGAAGACGCGCGAGAAAGTCGACGAGGCTCAGGAGCACCGCGAGAAGCGCGACGAGCTCAACGAGAAGGTCCAGGAGCACAAAGAAAAGCGCAACGAGCTCAACGCCGAGGCCAACGAGCTGTTCGACAAGGTCGAGAAGCTCAAGTCGGACATGGAGCTCGACGAGGGCAAGGACTTAGAAGAACTCGAAGAAGAGATCGAGCAACTCGAGTTCAAACAGCAGACCGAGGTCCTCTCGACCGAAGAGGAGCGCGAGCTCATCGAGAAGATCGAGGCCAAACGCGAGGAGTACGCAGACCGCAAGGAGAAACTCGACCAGAACGAGGACCTCGAAGAGCTCGTCGAGGAAGCCGAAGAGGTCCGATCGGAGGCCTCCCAGCACCACCAGAAGGTCACGGAACTCGCCGACAAGGCCCAGGAACACCACAACCAGATGATCGAGGCCTATCGCGAGGCCGACGACATCCGTGACGAGGCCGACGAGATGCACGAGAAGTTCGTCGATGCCCAGGAGGCGGCCGACCAGCACCACGAGGACTTCGTCCGCGTCCAGAAGCGCCTGCGCGAGCTGGACAAGAAAGAGGAGAAACAGCGCAAGTCCGCCCGCGACAAGAAAAAAGAGGAGGCCAAGGCCGAGGCCGAGGAGATCTACCAGAAGTTCAAGGAAGGCGAGACCCTCGACACCGAGGACCTGATGAAGCTCCAGAAGACCGGCCTACTCTAA
- a CDS encoding diphthine--ammonia ligase, with amino-acid sequence MDRTDGGWVSLFSGGKDSAWALYQALERGLDVTHLVTVHPAGDSYMYHVPATDLTALAAESIGIPLVDVEPEDFAAESATDSSAQGDAELEPLEAALCDLESDLESDIAGVTAGAVESEYQTSRIEEMCERLECDLFAPLWREDPRELADAMLEAGFEIVIVQVAAHGLDESWLGRTLDEDALAELEELNEEYGVHVLGEGGEFETIVVDGPHMDRRIALEYETEWDGTRGRIQVTEARLE; translated from the coding sequence ATGGACCGCACAGACGGCGGGTGGGTCAGTCTCTTTTCCGGCGGCAAAGATTCCGCGTGGGCGCTCTACCAGGCTCTCGAGCGGGGACTCGACGTGACGCACCTCGTCACCGTCCACCCCGCAGGCGACTCGTATATGTACCACGTTCCGGCTACCGACCTGACCGCGCTGGCAGCCGAGAGCATCGGCATTCCTCTCGTGGACGTCGAACCCGAGGACTTCGCGGCCGAATCCGCGACAGACTCGAGCGCGCAGGGCGACGCCGAACTCGAGCCGCTCGAGGCAGCCCTGTGCGACCTCGAGTCGGATCTCGAGAGCGACATTGCGGGCGTCACCGCGGGTGCCGTCGAGAGCGAGTACCAGACGAGCCGCATCGAGGAGATGTGCGAGCGGCTCGAATGTGACCTCTTCGCGCCGCTCTGGCGGGAAGACCCGCGGGAACTCGCCGACGCGATGCTCGAGGCGGGCTTCGAGATCGTGATCGTCCAGGTCGCAGCCCACGGCCTCGACGAGTCGTGGCTCGGACGGACGCTCGACGAGGACGCCCTGGCGGAACTCGAGGAACTCAACGAGGAGTACGGCGTCCACGTTCTGGGTGAGGGTGGCGAATTCGAGACGATAGTGGTCGACGGCCCGCACATGGACCGGCGGATCGCCCTCGAGTACGAGACCGAGTGGGACGGGACCAGAGGACGGATTCAGGTGACAGAAGCGCGACTCGAGTGA
- a CDS encoding DUF373 family protein has product MTTLVVCLDRTDDVGRKTGLRTPIVGWEGVRALVTDVGLADPEDSGVNSLLETLRVAQSLRDDDEEPVVAVVSGDRESMVSADRAVARQLDELIATHDPDSAVVVIDSAEDERLVPIVESRVRVDSVDRVVVRQARDIESTYYLLKQFLADEELRQTVLVPIGLTLLVFPMLATVVGPAEGAAAITTFIGLFLLYKGFSVDEILTGLARRARESLYTGQVSVVTYVVATGLTLVGLFAGGLGVSSLEDPQGVFVPAMRFAFDSVPWLAAAALTASAGRLLDEIIGEEPLRSSYLNLPFVVVSVGLVVRGFSAYFLEQGGFVEPFVVPAIDVGALSIDSFAVTAGERLAMFVAAAFLLSLLGVRVASTFSGTTLEESDPGDGRRTSKPDSELTDGGSKADVDEHSDSSR; this is encoded by the coding sequence GTGACAACGCTGGTCGTCTGCCTCGACCGGACCGACGACGTGGGTCGAAAGACGGGTCTCCGGACCCCCATCGTCGGCTGGGAGGGGGTTCGCGCGCTCGTGACCGACGTCGGTCTCGCAGATCCCGAAGACTCGGGTGTCAACTCGCTACTCGAGACGTTGCGCGTCGCCCAGAGCCTGCGCGACGACGACGAAGAACCCGTCGTCGCCGTGGTGTCGGGCGACCGCGAGTCGATGGTGAGCGCCGACCGGGCCGTCGCACGCCAGCTGGACGAACTCATCGCGACGCACGATCCAGACTCGGCGGTCGTCGTCATCGACAGTGCGGAGGACGAGCGGCTGGTTCCGATCGTCGAGAGCCGCGTCCGGGTCGACTCGGTCGACCGCGTCGTCGTCAGGCAGGCCCGGGACATCGAGTCTACGTACTACCTGCTCAAGCAGTTTCTCGCCGACGAAGAGCTTCGCCAGACGGTCCTCGTTCCGATCGGGTTGACGCTGCTCGTCTTCCCGATGCTCGCGACGGTCGTCGGCCCGGCCGAAGGGGCAGCCGCGATCACGACCTTCATCGGGCTCTTCTTGCTGTACAAGGGCTTCAGCGTCGACGAGATCCTGACCGGACTCGCACGGCGGGCCCGCGAGTCGCTGTACACCGGCCAGGTGTCGGTCGTCACCTACGTCGTCGCCACCGGACTCACCCTCGTCGGGCTGTTCGCCGGCGGGCTCGGCGTCTCGAGTCTCGAGGATCCACAGGGCGTGTTCGTTCCCGCGATGCGGTTCGCCTTCGATAGCGTCCCGTGGCTGGCAGCGGCCGCGCTGACGGCGAGTGCCGGCCGGCTGCTCGACGAGATTATCGGCGAGGAACCGCTTCGCAGCTCCTATCTCAACCTCCCGTTCGTCGTCGTCTCGGTTGGACTCGTCGTCCGCGGGTTCTCCGCGTACTTCCTCGAGCAGGGAGGGTTCGTCGAGCCGTTCGTGGTGCCGGCGATCGACGTCGGCGCGCTCTCGATCGACAGCTTCGCGGTCACGGCCGGCGAACGCCTCGCGATGTTCGTCGCCGCGGCGTTCCTCCTGAGCCTCCTCGGCGTCCGCGTCGCGTCGACGTTCAGCGGAACGACGCTCGAGGAGTCTGACCCCGGAGACGGGCGGCGAACGTCGAAACCGGACTCCGAACTCACCGACGGCGGCTCGAAAGCCGACGTCGACGAGCACTCGGACTCCTCGCGCTGA
- the sppA gene encoding signal peptide peptidase SppA, with protein sequence MVSSRGIGRLAIVLLGAALFAAVGVGLFVVAPETLADLFGVLFALVTVVLGIRFAGNVAGSLLPAYDVAEVAVEGPISRDGGGGPLPSSPRSTPADDIVEQIDRANDDENVDALLLKLNTPGGEVVPSDDIKLAAERFDGPTAAYATDVCASGGYWIASGCDELWARDASVVGSIGVIGARVNANELAEKIGLSYEGFTAGEYKDAGTALKEMTDDEREYLQGLVDDYYDHFVERVSDGRDLEPSFVRDTEARVYLGEQAHEIGLVDELGTREDVEDAIAARLEVDEVTVEEFEPTRPLMRRLGAGAQRVAYAFGSGLAGIAGDGEFRLRT encoded by the coding sequence GTGGTCAGTAGCCGTGGTATCGGCCGACTGGCGATCGTCCTGCTCGGTGCGGCGCTGTTCGCCGCCGTCGGCGTCGGCCTGTTCGTCGTCGCCCCCGAGACGCTAGCGGACCTGTTCGGCGTCCTCTTCGCGCTCGTCACCGTCGTTCTCGGGATCAGATTCGCGGGCAACGTCGCAGGTTCGCTGCTGCCGGCGTACGACGTCGCCGAGGTCGCCGTCGAGGGGCCGATCAGCCGCGACGGCGGCGGCGGTCCCCTGCCGTCGAGTCCGCGCTCGACGCCTGCAGACGACATCGTCGAACAGATCGACCGGGCGAACGACGACGAGAACGTCGACGCGCTGTTGTTGAAGCTGAACACGCCCGGCGGCGAGGTCGTGCCGAGCGACGACATCAAACTCGCGGCCGAACGATTCGACGGCCCCACGGCCGCGTACGCCACCGACGTCTGTGCGAGTGGCGGCTACTGGATCGCAAGTGGCTGTGACGAACTCTGGGCGCGGGACGCGAGCGTCGTCGGCTCGATCGGTGTCATCGGCGCGCGCGTGAACGCGAACGAACTCGCCGAGAAGATCGGCCTCTCCTACGAGGGGTTCACCGCCGGCGAGTACAAAGACGCCGGCACCGCCCTGAAGGAGATGACCGACGACGAGCGCGAGTACCTCCAGGGACTGGTCGACGACTACTACGACCACTTCGTCGAGCGAGTCAGCGACGGGCGCGACCTCGAGCCGTCGTTCGTCCGCGACACCGAGGCGCGAGTCTACCTGGGAGAGCAGGCCCACGAGATCGGACTGGTCGACGAACTCGGGACTCGCGAGGACGTCGAGGACGCCATCGCAGCGCGACTCGAGGTCGACGAGGTGACCGTCGAGGAGTTCGAACCGACGCGGCCGCTGATGCGACGTCTCGGTGCGGGAGCCCAGCGCGTCGCGTACGCCTTCGGATCGGGACTCGCGGGCATCGCGGGCGACGGCGAGTTCCGACTGCGAACCTGA
- a CDS encoding sugar phosphate nucleotidyltransferase, translated as MKAVVLAGGYATRMWPITKHRPKMFLPIGESTVVDRIFAELEADDRIEEVYVSTNERFAADFEAHLADSEFEKPQLSIEETTEEDEKFGVVGALAQLVDREGVDDDLLVIAGDNLISFDVADFLDYFGQKDAPTLAAYDVGSREKAKSYGLVELEDDRVVDFQEKPEDPKSTLVSIACYAFPRESLSLLSTYLEEDNNPDEPGWFVQWLQEREPTYAFCFEGAWFDIGTPESYLDAVGWHLDGDSLVAESATLENATVGENVHVMDGATLEDTHVDYSIIFPDATVKSADIRRSIIDENTHLEDLDLAGALIGAHTTINGSSD; from the coding sequence ATGAAAGCCGTCGTTCTTGCTGGCGGGTACGCGACTCGGATGTGGCCGATCACGAAACATCGGCCGAAGATGTTCCTCCCGATCGGCGAGTCGACCGTCGTCGATCGCATCTTCGCCGAACTCGAGGCCGACGACCGGATCGAGGAGGTCTACGTCAGCACCAACGAGCGGTTCGCCGCGGACTTCGAGGCCCACCTCGCAGACAGCGAGTTCGAAAAACCACAGCTCTCGATCGAGGAGACGACCGAAGAAGACGAGAAGTTCGGCGTCGTCGGCGCACTCGCCCAGCTGGTCGACCGCGAGGGCGTCGACGACGACCTGCTGGTCATCGCGGGTGACAACCTGATCAGTTTCGACGTCGCTGACTTTCTCGACTACTTCGGGCAAAAAGACGCGCCGACGCTCGCCGCCTACGACGTCGGCTCTCGCGAGAAGGCCAAGTCCTACGGCCTGGTCGAACTCGAGGACGACCGCGTCGTCGACTTCCAGGAGAAACCCGAGGATCCAAAGAGCACCCTCGTCTCCATCGCCTGCTATGCTTTCCCCCGCGAGTCGCTCTCGCTGCTCTCGACGTACCTCGAAGAGGACAACAACCCCGACGAGCCCGGCTGGTTCGTCCAGTGGCTCCAGGAACGCGAGCCGACCTACGCGTTCTGTTTCGAGGGGGCGTGGTTCGACATCGGCACCCCCGAAAGCTACCTCGACGCCGTCGGCTGGCACCTCGATGGCGACTCACTCGTCGCCGAGAGCGCGACCCTCGAGAACGCGACCGTTGGCGAGAACGTCCACGTGATGGACGGCGCGACGCTCGAGGACACCCACGTCGACTACTCAATCATCTTCCCCGACGCGACGGTCAAAAGTGCCGACATCCGCCGGTCGATCATCGACGAGAACACCCACCTCGAGGACCTCGACCTGGCTGGGGCGCTCATCGGGGCTCACACCACGATCAACGGCTCGTCGGACTGA
- a CDS encoding glycoside hydrolase family 2: MAGKWTGGVVESGNGDDPPIVDEWRTVPVPGRPSGLADADGSIAYRTRFDDPRTDGDERAILELRGVYGQARVWVNGTRRDIAGPYFVPTRFEFEPRQTNELLVVCEPPASVDGIYDTAAVPDELAVPGIWWDVSIEARPPTFLREVVATPRLSDDGASVDVDLEVDAGEAIDDAVTLSLRPEGVRGAGSMERTRVAADAGERARVSKTLEIRNPSLWWPRELGPQARYTIRAKLGDDVAERTVSLRTIERDEDGLLVNGRRVRARGFTRLPGGDEREDVRRAVDANATIVRPQAHVPSRDFYAACDEAGLLVWQDLPASGPDLDVDRGIDLATTLVEEYGTHPSLAMYGVQTATVDPFEEPLGSGRLAKLAVRWRAWRTDFDGSDAETIAAALPEDVPVVPITGPLGVDPDAAILGLGWQYLEASDVDWLLDRYPSLSSAVSGFGPASLSSERVDPDRVPGVDGELLERWVETAAQSRTYQARATKTIAEALRRRGCGIVVASPLRDAAPGGGPGVLTNDGAEKPAYQAMATAYEPVQAVLESPPAPGTVGFSLVNDTRERVETTVRWWAGENDGEQQVDADPLEVADAGRLEIPADASEVRLELSVGGRTVYNLYGL; encoded by the coding sequence ATGGCCGGGAAGTGGACAGGTGGCGTGGTCGAATCGGGAAATGGTGACGATCCGCCGATCGTCGACGAGTGGAGGACCGTCCCCGTTCCAGGACGACCGTCGGGACTCGCGGACGCCGACGGTTCGATCGCCTACCGGACCAGGTTCGACGATCCGCGAACCGACGGCGACGAGCGAGCGATCCTCGAGTTACGCGGCGTCTACGGGCAGGCTCGAGTCTGGGTGAACGGCACTCGGCGAGACATTGCCGGACCGTACTTCGTACCAACCCGGTTCGAGTTCGAACCTCGCCAGACGAACGAACTGCTCGTCGTCTGCGAACCGCCGGCGTCGGTCGACGGAATCTACGACACCGCGGCCGTTCCGGACGAACTCGCCGTTCCTGGCATCTGGTGGGACGTCTCCATCGAGGCCAGACCGCCGACGTTCCTCCGGGAGGTAGTGGCCACGCCACGGCTTTCCGACGACGGCGCATCCGTCGACGTCGACCTCGAGGTGGACGCGGGTGAAGCGATCGACGACGCGGTGACGCTCTCGCTGCGACCCGAAGGGGTCCGCGGTGCCGGATCGATGGAACGCACTCGAGTTGCGGCCGACGCCGGCGAGCGCGCGCGCGTCTCGAAGACGCTCGAGATCCGAAACCCGTCGCTGTGGTGGCCCCGCGAACTCGGTCCCCAGGCCCGGTACACGATCCGGGCGAAACTCGGGGACGACGTGGCAGAGCGAACGGTCAGTCTTCGAACGATCGAGCGCGACGAGGACGGTCTCCTCGTCAACGGCCGCCGGGTGCGTGCGCGCGGTTTCACCCGACTGCCCGGCGGCGACGAACGCGAGGACGTCCGGCGTGCCGTCGACGCGAACGCGACGATCGTCCGCCCGCAGGCGCACGTTCCCTCTCGCGACTTCTACGCCGCGTGTGACGAGGCTGGACTGCTCGTCTGGCAGGACCTGCCGGCGAGTGGCCCCGACCTCGACGTCGACCGCGGGATCGACCTCGCAACGACTCTGGTCGAGGAGTACGGCACCCATCCGAGTCTGGCGATGTACGGCGTCCAGACCGCCACGGTCGACCCGTTCGAGGAGCCACTCGGCAGCGGCCGTCTCGCGAAACTGGCCGTACGGTGGCGGGCGTGGCGAACCGACTTCGACGGGAGCGATGCCGAGACCATCGCGGCGGCACTGCCCGAGGACGTCCCGGTCGTCCCCATCACCGGGCCGCTCGGTGTCGATCCGGACGCCGCGATTCTCGGCCTGGGCTGGCAGTACCTCGAGGCTAGCGATGTCGACTGGCTGCTCGACCGGTACCCCTCGCTGTCGTCCGCAGTCAGCGGCTTCGGTCCCGCCTCGCTGTCGAGCGAGCGCGTCGATCCGGATCGGGTTCCGGGCGTCGACGGGGAACTCCTCGAGCGATGGGTGGAGACGGCCGCACAGTCGCGAACGTACCAGGCGAGAGCGACGAAGACGATCGCCGAAGCCCTCCGGAGGCGCGGCTGTGGGATCGTCGTCGCCTCGCCGTTGCGAGACGCCGCGCCAGGTGGTGGACCGGGCGTCCTCACGAACGACGGCGCGGAGAAGCCGGCGTACCAGGCGATGGCCACCGCCTACGAGCCGGTCCAGGCTGTCCTCGAGTCGCCGCCTGCACCCGGCACCGTCGGTTTCTCGCTCGTCAACGACACGCGCGAGCGCGTGGAGACGACCGTCCGGTGGTGGGCCGGCGAGAACGACGGCGAACAACAGGTAGACGCCGACCCACTCGAGGTTGCCGACGCCGGTAGACTCGAGATTCCCGCCGACGCAAGCGAGGTCCGCCTCGAACTGTCGGTCGGCGGTCGAACAGTCTACAACCTATACGGCTTATAA
- a CDS encoding metal ABC transporter ATP-binding protein — MRHDTDNRTTAHVTVDDLSFGYTASPVVRDVSLTVEEGEYVGIIGPNGSGKSTLLQLVLGLHEPDRGDVRLFGHPSRAFVERERVGYVAQDVTENTKEMPITVAEVVLMGRFPHAGFGRIKTTDRERTREALRTVGIEHLADRRITKLSGGQRQRAYIARALASEAELLVLDEPTVGVDAESVAAFFDLLDDLNDDGMTILLVEHDIGAVLEHTDRVICLNREVYFDGPPDEFVETDALERAYGTDLRRRSEASAL; from the coding sequence ATGAGACACGACACAGACAACCGAACGACGGCACACGTGACGGTCGACGACCTCTCGTTTGGCTACACGGCCAGTCCGGTCGTTAGAGACGTCTCCCTTACCGTCGAGGAAGGCGAGTACGTCGGAATTATCGGGCCTAACGGCTCCGGCAAGAGTACGCTTCTCCAGCTGGTACTTGGCCTGCACGAACCCGACCGTGGCGACGTCCGGCTGTTTGGCCACCCCTCGAGGGCGTTCGTCGAGCGCGAGCGAGTCGGCTACGTCGCCCAGGACGTCACCGAGAACACCAAGGAGATGCCGATCACCGTCGCGGAGGTCGTGCTGATGGGACGGTTCCCACACGCCGGCTTCGGCCGCATCAAGACGACAGATCGCGAACGCACACGCGAGGCACTCCGGACGGTGGGGATCGAGCACCTGGCCGACCGGCGCATCACGAAACTCTCTGGCGGACAGCGCCAGCGGGCGTACATCGCCCGCGCGCTCGCCAGCGAAGCCGAACTGCTCGTCCTCGACGAGCCGACCGTCGGCGTCGACGCCGAGTCCGTCGCAGCCTTCTTCGACCTGCTCGACGACCTCAACGACGACGGGATGACGATCCTGCTGGTCGAACACGACATCGGGGCCGTCCTCGAGCACACCGATCGCGTGATCTGTCTCAACCGGGAGGTGTACTTCGACGGGCCGCCGGACGAGTTCGTCGAAACCGACGCACTCGAGCGCGCCTACGGAACCGACCTCCGCCGCCGATCAGAGGCGAGCGCGCTATGA
- a CDS encoding transcriptional regulator, with product MREADRTTRRRIREFLSDEPATPSALAATFDLTPEAAMRHVEHVAHSVEGNGEQLLVAPPSCRECGFDDFDDLLNRPSRCPECKSESVDEPTFTIE from the coding sequence ATGCGCGAGGCAGACCGAACGACGCGGCGCCGAATACGCGAGTTTCTCTCCGACGAACCCGCGACGCCGAGCGCGCTGGCGGCGACGTTCGACCTTACGCCCGAGGCCGCGATGAGACACGTCGAGCACGTCGCCCACTCCGTCGAGGGGAACGGAGAGCAGTTGCTCGTCGCGCCGCCGTCGTGTCGGGAGTGTGGATTCGACGATTTCGACGATCTGCTCAACCGGCCGTCTCGCTGCCCGGAGTGCAAGAGCGAGTCGGTCGACGAACCGACGTTCACGATCGAGTAG